Genomic DNA from Filimonas effusa:
TCCTTTACGCAGCAGTCTAAATGTTGTAATAACAGGCAATCTTATCCATTACGGTGCGTGGAAAGGTATTTCTCCACCTTCTGACGGTTGTTGCCAACAGCCTTGAAAGCTTTTTGCACTGTTTTTTTGGATACCAGGTGTTTTTCTGCC
This window encodes:
- a CDS encoding DUF3606 domain-containing protein, which codes for MISATKKAATREQSAVSEHENFEITYLAEKHLVSKKTVQKAFKAVGNNRQKVEKYLSTHRNG